Genomic DNA from bacterium:
AAAACACGCCGCTGAACAGCATCGTCGTGGTACTGGAGCGGGAGATGTTTCTAAACGGATTCGAGAAGGCTTTCGGAATGGGTGCCGGACCGTGCTATTTGTGCGACGAATGTGGCGATACGTGCAAGTATCCGGAAGAGGCCAGACCCTCCATGGAAGCATGCGGCATAGACGTCTTCTCCACCGTCAAGGCGCACGGGTTTCCCCTTGAGGTTCTCAAGGATGAGGGGTGCAAGCCCAATTACTATGGGCTGGTGCTGATAGAATGAATTTTAATCCCGTGGCGCGCCCGCGTTGCGGCACGGGTTTGCACACAAGAACCAACCCCTCACGCGAGGATTGACCCACGATGCACAAGATGACCGAGCAGAACCTCTGGGCCGCCTTCGCCGGCGAATCCCAAGCCCACGTGAAGTACGCCGCCTTCGCCGACGAGGCCTACAAGGCCGGCCTGGCCAACGTCGCCAAGCTCTTCCGCGCCGTCAGCTTCGCCGAGCGCGTCCACGCCACCAACCACCTCCGGGTGCTCGGGGGGCTGAAGGGCACGGGCGACAACCTCCAGACCGCCATTGACGGCGAGAACTTCGAGGTGGACGAGATGTACCCGGCCTACGACGCCGTGGCCAAGCTCCAGGGCGAGACGGACGCCGAGAGGAGCATCCACTTCGCCGTCGAGGCGGAGAAGATCCACGCCGTCATGTACGCCGACGCCAAGCGGTCCGTGGATTCCGGGAAAGACTGGGCCATCGGCGACGTCTACATCTGCCCCAACTGCGGCTACACGCACATCGTCTCCGCCGGCGACCCCCTGCCCGACTTCTGCCCGGTGTGCGCCTGGAAGAAGTCCACCTTCAAAAAGTTCTCGGGCTACGACGAGCTGGTGTAGGGGCCGACCTTTTGGTCGGCCCGCGTGCGACCGCAGAGGGTCGCCCCTACATCATTGCAATCGGGGGTGAGGGCTGTCTTGTAAAAAAAGCGGCGGGGTTAGGAAACCCCGCCCTACATATATTCAAGCTACGGCGGGTGTTATAATCGTCGGCTGTCGAGGAGGCCGTTAACGTGGCTGCGCGCGCCTACCGCTGGGTCGAACAGAGGGTGGTCCGGCTGCTGGACTACTTCGAGAGAGCGCCCGTCACCCTCGGGCGGGGGCTGGCGATTCTCGCCGCCACCTTCGCCTTCCGCAACGTCTTCGAGGCGCTGGCCGCCGGCGCGCCCCTCTACTACCCCGCCGCCTTCCTCGTCCACTTCCCCCTGGCCTACCTGCCCGGCATCGTGCTCATCCCCCTGGTCCTGGCGGCGCTCTCGGGCGAGCGGGTGGAGCGGGTGACGAAGGTACTCATCGCGGCCTGGGCGCTGACGATTCTCCCGCCGCTCTTCGAGCTCATCGCGGGCCATGCCGGGGCGCGGATCAGCTACCTGCCCATCCAGCCGGGGCGCTTCTGGTGGAGCGTCACCAATTACTTCAACCCGGGGGTGGAGTTCGAGGGGGCCACGGCGGGGGTGCGGCTCGAGGCGGCGCTGGGCGTGATTCTGGGCGGCTATTACGTCTACCTGAAGCGGAAGAAAATCTGGATCGCCCTGGTGAGCCTGCCGGTCATCTTCTTCGTGATGGTCAACGTCTTCAGCCTGCCCTACATCTTCCACCATCTACTGCGGGCCTGCGGGTCCGGCATCCCGCACGTGGCGGCGCTCTTCGGCACGCGGGGGATGGTCCTGCGTCCGGTGCTGGACCTGTCCGATTACTCCACGGCGCTGTTGGACCTCCTGTACCTGACGCCGCTCCTGGCCCTGTGGCTCCTGGTCTACGGATGGAAAAAGCTGAAGGAGGTCGCCCGGTGGGCCTTCCGCTTCGACACCGGCGGATTCGCCCTGGCGACGGGCGTCGGGTTGTGGCTGGGCTGGCGGGCGGTGGGCTCCGGGCTTCCCCTGGACAATCCGCTGGACTGGATGGCGATGCTCGGCGCGGTCCTGGCCGTGTTCCACGCCGCGCTGGGGATACGGATGCTCCTGCCGGCGGATTCAACGGGGGACAAGCCATCCAGCGTAAGCGACGGCCCGCTCACCGACCGGGAGCGGAGGAACGTCGGGGCGGTCTGCCTTCTCCTGGCCGCGGGCTACGCCGGGACGGTGAACTACTACCTGTTGGGGACGTTGGCGGTGTTCGCGGCGGCGCAGGCCTTCATCCACCTGCGCCCGTTGAATCTGCGGCGCGTCTGGCCGCTGTCGGGGCTCTTCATCGGGGTCTCGGCGGTCGCCGCCCTGGGCGTGGGACTGGCGGCGTTCATCGGCGGGGCGGTGACCACGGCGCTCCCCGGCGCGCTCACCTGGGGCGTGCCGGCCGTCGCGGTTCTCGGTGCGGGGGTGATGGAGCTGCGGCCGGAGGCGCTCGTGGGCGGCCTCTTGAAAAACGGCCGGCGCGTTTTCGCCGCGGTGACCGCGGGTGCGGGCATCCTCATCGCTATCCTGCTCCCGCAGCCTTTGTGGAGCCGGATCGCCCTGGCCGTCCTGGGAATAGGATTGGCCGTGCTGGTCCTCGCGCGGGGGGGAATGCCGCGCTGGGCCCACCTCGCCTGGCCGCTGGGGGCGCTGGCGGTTCTGGGCGGACCGTTGAGCGCGGGCGATGAGCCGGTGGTATTCAATGACCTGCCGCCCAACCCCGTCGCCGTCGCCGCGCTCGACGATGCGACGGACCTCGAGCGGAACAACCTCTACGCCCACGCGGCCCTCGAGTACGCCCGGGCGGTGGAGGCCGGTGACGAGCGGGCCCGCGTCCTCGGCCCCCTGGCCTTCAACCTGCGCCAGACCGGCAGGCTCGACGAGGCGGAGGCGGTACTCGAACGCTCGGTGACCCTCCACCCGGAGCACGCCCCGGCCCTGGTGGACCTGGCGGCGACGAAGGTCGCCCTGGGGAAAATCGCCGAGGGCGAGCGGCTGTACCTGCGCGCCCTCCGGCTCTGGCCGGACCTGATCCAGCCCCGGGTGGCCCTGGGGCGGCTGGCGCTGGACCGGGGATTATCGTACCGGGCGCGGGGGGAGCCGGAGCTGGCGGCGGAGTTCTTGGCGGAGGCG
This window encodes:
- a CDS encoding rubrerythrin family protein encodes the protein MHKMTEQNLWAAFAGESQAHVKYAAFADEAYKAGLANVAKLFRAVSFAERVHATNHLRVLGGLKGTGDNLQTAIDGENFEVDEMYPAYDAVAKLQGETDAERSIHFAVEAEKIHAVMYADAKRSVDSGKDWAIGDVYICPNCGYTHIVSAGDPLPDFCPVCAWKKSTFKKFSGYDELV
- a CDS encoding DUF2284 domain-containing protein, whose translation is MDTVSTGPTVQNEKFDAYVKHALEMKARDVKVIPADTVSVEQWVREKCRFGCRGYGKRLTCPPHSPTPEETKNVISAYKCALLIHGDENTPLNSIVVVLEREMFLNGFEKAFGMGAGPCYLCDECGDTCKYPEEARPSMEACGIDVFSTVKAHGFPLEVLKDEGCKPNYYGLVLIE